The Lagopus muta isolate bLagMut1 chromosome 4, bLagMut1 primary, whole genome shotgun sequence genome has a window encoding:
- the LOC125692341 gene encoding LOW QUALITY PROTEIN: transmembrane protease serine 11E-like (The sequence of the model RefSeq protein was modified relative to this genomic sequence to represent the inferred CDS: inserted 2 bases in 1 codon), producing MLRCCAVCCGVQDGTSLRQKTLFLTXHWYSKILTQMDSGGRNVKPWKIAVIVVSVIIGLALIIGLISYFLCHYEDRYYNATFLITNVPYDLQYGRQTTEEFRYLSQEIETMMSKVFKGSFLSSKYIRSHVVTLSPDPGGVLVSVALVFKFASADSETTSWSHVYSVLRRRLEISSTFLNVDQSTIKLTELNKENGDNLINNFCGVRKEGFSFTGVERITDGQRAQEGEWPWQASIQLDGTHYCGASVISNTWLVTAAHCFKAGREPRRWTASFGILLRPPKQRRYVRRIIIHEKYNSLVPDHEYDIALVELASSIEFTSDVHSVCLPEASYILKDNTSCFVTGWGALRNDGPSVNQLRQAEVKIISTAVCNRPQVYAGMITPGMLCAGYLEGRVDACQGDSGGPLVKANSRGIWYLVGIVSWGDECGKADKPGVYTRVTFYRDWIASKTGI from the exons ATATTGACTCAGATGGACTCAGGAGGGAGGAATGTGAAGCCATGGAAGATAGCTGTCATCGTTGTGTCAGTGATAATTGGTCTGGCCCTCATCATTGGcttgatttcttattttttgtgcCATT ATGAGGATCGATATTACAATGCAACTTTCCTTATCACCAATGTCCCATATGACCTTCAGTATGGAAGGCAAACGACGGAGGAATTCAGATACCTGAGCCAAGAGATTGAAACCATG aTGTCTAAAGTATTTAAGGGGTCCTTTCTGAGCAGCAAGTACATTAGATCCCATGTTGTCACTCTAAG CCCAGATCCTGGTGGAGTGCTTGTATCTGTTGCTCTGGTATTTAAATTTGCCTCAGCTGACAGTGAGACAACAAGCTGGAGTCATGTCTACAGTGTGTTACGTAGAAGACTTGAAATAAGCTCAACGTTCTTGAATGTTGACCAGTCTACCATTAAACTCACAG aattgaATAAGGAGAATGGAGATAACCTTATAAACAACT TCTGTGGAGTACGAAAGGAGGGATTCTCCTTCACAGGAGTGGAAAGAATAACAGATGGACAACGTGCGCAGGAAGGAGAATGGCCATGGCAAGCTAGTATTCAGCTTGATGGGACACATTACTGTGGTGCCTCAGTGATCAGTAATACATGGCTAGTGACTGCAGCCCATTGCTTTAAAGC AGGAAGAGAACCTCGGAGATGGACTGCCAGTTTTGGAATTCTGTTGAGGCCTCCAAAACAGAGAAGATATGTCCGAAGAATTATCATTCATGAAAAATACAATAGCCTTGTCCCTGATCATGAGTATGATATAGCTCTTGTGGAACTTGCCTCCTCTATTGAGTTCACAAGTGATGTGCACAGTGTCTGTCTTCCTGAAGCATCTTACATATTAAAAGATAATACTTCCTGTTTTGTCACAGGTTGGGGAGCTTTGAGGAATGATG GCCCTAGTGTTAATCAGCTTCGAcaagcagaagtaaaaattaTTAGCACTGCAGTTTGTAATAGACCACAAGTGTACGCTGGAATGATAACACCAGGGATGTTGTGTGCTGGATACTTAGAGGGACGGGTGGATGCTTGCCAG GGTGACTCTGGTGGGCCACTGGTGAAGGCAAACTCCAGAGGAATCTGGTATCTCGTGGGAATAGTGAGCTGGGGTGATGAATGTGGCAAGGCAGATAAACCAGGAGTGTACACACGAGTGACTTTTTATCGAGACTGGATTGCTTCCAAAACCGGCATCTGA